One genomic segment of Esox lucius isolate fEsoLuc1 chromosome 15, fEsoLuc1.pri, whole genome shotgun sequence includes these proteins:
- the esr2b gene encoding estrogen receptor 2b, which produces MASSPGSGTESSPLLQLQEVDSSKAQGSGSPLGLLPTMYCSPSDMETRTLCIPSPYTDNSHENSHGSLTFYNPSMAGYSRTATSNSPSQCPPLSPSLFWPHPGHSQHNMLSLTLHCPQPLGYSEPNHHALWVEPRPHGLSPGSPLLHPTKLLGRGLVDDSDLSSSAGSLLAKADMHFCAVCHDYASGYHYGVWSCEGCKAFFKRSIQGHNDYICPATNQCTIDKNRRKSCQACRLRKCYEVGMMKCGVRRERCSYRGARQRRVPQGRGAPGRLVGIGARAQRRLEAGSIHQLDVHHSSLTPEQLISCIMEAEPPEIYLMADLKKPFTEASMMMSLTNLADKELVLMISWAKKIPGFVELSLTDQVHLLECCWLEVLMLGLMWRSVDHPGKLIFSPDLKLNREEGNCVEGIVEIFDMLLAATSRFRELNLQREEYVCLKAMILLNSNMCSSSPESAEDLESRGRLLRLLDSVTDALVWVIAKRGLSFQQQSARLAHLLMLLSHIRHLSNKGMEHLSNMKKKNVVLLYDLLLEMLDANTHSSRMSSPHEPCNPNPTEPPAAPAQVPAPATDPHLQPHNLQLPSQDPECHTLESCSSTQGAGQLREGRCVPQ; this is translated from the exons ATGGCCAGTTCTCCTGGGAGTGGAACTGAAAGTTCTCCGCTGCTTCAGCTCCAGGAGGTTGACTCAAGCAAGGCCCAAGGGAGTGGAAGCCCCCTGGGACTCTTGCCCACCATGTACTGCTCCCCCAGTGACATGGAGACCCGCACCCTCTGCATCCCCTCTCCCTACACGGACAACAGCCATGAGAACAGCCACGGCTCACTAACCTTCTACAACCCCTCCATGGCGGGCTACAGCAGAACAGCCACCTCCAACAGCCCCTCTCAGTGTCCCCCACTTAGTCCATCTCTCTTCTGGCCCCACCCTGGCCACAGCCAGCACAACATGCTTTCCCTGACGCTGCACTGCCCCCAACCCCTGGGGTATAGCGAGCCAAACCATCATGCCCTTTGGGTGGAGCCTAGACCCCACGGCCTTAGCCCCGGCAG ccctctcctccaccctaccAAGCTGCTGGGGAGAGGACTGGTGGATGACAGCGATCTGAGCTCCTCCGCTGGCAGTTTATTGGCCAAGGCAGACATGCACTTCTGTGCCGTGTGTCACGACTACGCTTCAGGCTACCACTACGGCGTGTGGTCCTGTGAGGGCTGCAAGGCTTTCTTCAAGAGGAGCATCCAAG GGCACAATGACTACATTTGTCCGGCGACTAACCAGTGCACCATCGACAAGAACCGCCGCAAAAGCTGCCAGGCGTGTCGCCTTCGCAAGTGCTATGAAGTGGGCATGATGAAGTGTG GTGTGAGGCGAGAGCGCTGCAGTTACCGGGGGGCAAGGCAGCGACGTGTACCACAGGGGCGGGGGGCCCCAGGCAGGCTAGTGGGGATCGGTGCCAGGGCCCAGAGGCGCCTGGAGGCAGGATCCATCCATCAGTTAGATGTACACCACTCATCCCTGACCCCAGAACAGCTGATATCCTGCATAATGGAGGCTGAGCCCCCTGAGATCTACCTGATGGCGGACCTCAAGAAGCCCTTCACTGAAGCCAGCATGATGATGTCACTCACCAACCTGGCCGACAAGGAGCTGGTCCTCATGATCAGCTGGGCTAAGAAGATCCCTG GCTTTGTGGAGCTGAGTCTGACGGACCAGGTGCATCTGTTAGAGTGTTGCTGGCTGGAGGTGCTGATGCTGGGCCTAATGTGGAGGTCTGTTGACCACCCTGGGAAACTCATCTTCTCTCCGGACCTGAAGCTCAACAG GGAAGAAGGGAACTGTGTGGAgggcattgtggaaatatttgacaTGCTGCTAGCAGCCACTTCTAGGTTTCGGGAGCTGAACCTTCAGAGGGAGGAGTATGTCTGTCTGAAAGCCATGATCCTCCTCAACTCCA ATATGTGCTCCAGCTCTCCGGAAAGCGCAGAGGACCTGGAGAGCAGGGGAAGGCTCCTGCGTCTGCTGGACTCAGTGACCGACGCCCTGGTCTGGGTCATCGCCAAACGAGGCCTCTCCTTCCAGCAGCAGTCAGCCCGCTTGGCCCACCTCTTAATGCTGCTTTCACACATCCGCCATCTCAG TAACAAAGGAATGGAGCACCTTTCcaacatgaagaaaaaaaatgttgtgcttCTCTACGACCTGCTTTTGGAAATGCTGGATGCCAACACCCACAGCAGCCGAATGTCCTCACCCCATGAGCCCTGTAACCCCAACCCCACAGAGCCCCCAGCAGCACCAGCCCAGGTCCCAGCCCCAGCCACGGACCCCCATCTCCAGCCACACAACCTACAGCTGCCCTCCCAAGACCCAGAATGCCACACACTTGAGAGCT GTTCCTCCACACAGGGTGCTGGCCAGCTGAGAGAGGGGAGATGTGTACCCCAGTGA